The following proteins are encoded in a genomic region of Chryseobacterium cucumeris:
- a CDS encoding 7-carboxy-7-deazaguanine synthase QueE → MNKEEDILLKEGKMLPVMEHFYTLQGEGAHTGKAAYFIRLGGCDVGCHWCDVKESWDPELHPLMNAEEIAETAARHCKTIVLTGGEPLMWNLDILTSKLKELGCTVHIETSGAYPMSGQLDWITLSPKKTGLPKEEIYQKANELKVIIFNQHDFTFAQEQAAKVSENCKLYLQSEWSKRNDMYPKITDFILENPEWQASVQTHKYLNIP, encoded by the coding sequence ATGAATAAAGAAGAAGATATTTTATTAAAAGAAGGTAAAATGCTCCCTGTGATGGAGCATTTTTACACTTTACAGGGAGAAGGAGCACATACCGGAAAAGCCGCATACTTTATCAGGCTGGGAGGTTGTGATGTTGGATGTCACTGGTGTGATGTAAAAGAAAGCTGGGATCCGGAACTCCACCCTTTGATGAATGCAGAAGAAATTGCAGAAACAGCTGCCAGACACTGTAAAACAATTGTATTGACCGGCGGTGAACCTTTAATGTGGAATTTAGATATCCTGACCTCCAAACTGAAAGAATTGGGATGTACAGTGCACATCGAAACGTCAGGAGCGTATCCTATGAGCGGGCAACTGGACTGGATTACTCTCTCCCCTAAGAAAACAGGACTTCCTAAGGAAGAGATCTATCAAAAGGCCAATGAGCTTAAAGTCATTATTTTCAATCAGCATGATTTTACTTTTGCTCAGGAACAGGCTGCAAAAGTTTCCGAAAACTGTAAACTTTATCTTCAGAGTGAATGGAGCAAAAGAAACGACATGTATCCTAAGATCACAGATTTCATTCTGGAAAACCCTGAGTGGCAGGCTTCTGTTCAGACTCACAAATATCTGAATATCCCGTAA
- a CDS encoding exopolysaccharide biosynthesis polyprenyl glycosylphosphotransferase produces MQRIRYSRYLKSIIMLLDLMVIASVFIFFFISRNESLKYNKETWYQNSFSLILLFLFWVLLSGRTKIYNIPRNLTYTLFLERLLIHFLFFILGVLLIGKVSKNVFFNSDIYWLSLYLFIAIFLAKSLVYFAIKYLRSLGANYRNVMFLGDSHSTEILKNIFTDRKDYGYRIFEYEHTGVKINELVDFWKKNGIHTLFLSMENSYDEAMENEIFRLAEDHKIHISLIPSITQSDFFLYDLGYIQTQPVLNQARYPLDYYSNFLMKRTFDIFFSVIILVFICSWVFPIIAILIKTTSKGPVFFFQKRYGFHEEVFSCIKFRTMVVNDESTTKTTSVNDSRITRVGKFLRKTSLDELPQFINVLRGEMSVVGPRPHMLAVDNYYKPKIGRYSLRSMVSPGITGLAQVNGLRGDFGDVEVEMKKRVLADAFYVRNWSFALDLVVILKTVLLIIGGDKNAK; encoded by the coding sequence ATGCAGAGAATTCGATACTCTAGATACCTGAAATCAATCATTATGTTGCTTGACCTCATGGTTATTGCATCTGTCTTCATATTCTTTTTTATAAGCAGAAACGAAAGTTTAAAATACAATAAAGAAACCTGGTACCAGAATAGTTTTTCTCTCATTCTGTTGTTTTTGTTCTGGGTGCTCCTTAGCGGTAGGACAAAAATATACAATATCCCGAGAAACCTTACTTATACCCTGTTTCTTGAACGGCTTTTAATCCATTTCCTGTTTTTTATACTGGGAGTGCTGCTTATAGGAAAGGTAAGTAAAAATGTGTTTTTCAATTCGGATATCTACTGGCTTTCCCTTTACCTTTTTATTGCCATCTTTCTTGCAAAATCATTAGTATATTTTGCGATCAAATATTTACGGTCTCTTGGTGCCAATTACAGGAATGTCATGTTTTTAGGAGACAGCCATTCCACAGAAATTTTGAAGAATATCTTTACAGACCGTAAAGATTATGGATACAGAATATTTGAGTACGAACATACCGGGGTGAAGATCAATGAGCTGGTAGATTTCTGGAAAAAGAACGGAATCCACACCTTGTTTTTATCTATGGAAAACTCCTATGACGAAGCGATGGAAAATGAAATTTTCAGACTGGCCGAAGATCATAAGATTCACATTTCACTGATTCCAAGTATCACCCAAAGTGATTTTTTCCTTTATGACCTTGGATATATACAGACCCAGCCGGTACTTAATCAGGCCAGGTACCCGTTAGATTATTATTCTAATTTCCTGATGAAAAGGACATTTGATATTTTCTTTTCTGTTATTATATTGGTCTTCATATGCTCATGGGTATTTCCAATCATTGCGATTTTAATCAAAACAACTTCCAAAGGACCTGTTTTTTTCTTTCAGAAAAGATATGGCTTTCATGAGGAGGTTTTTAGTTGCATTAAATTCAGAACAATGGTTGTGAATGATGAATCTACCACCAAAACCACCTCAGTAAATGATTCCAGGATCACCAGAGTGGGGAAATTTTTAAGAAAAACAAGCCTTGATGAACTTCCTCAATTCATCAATGTGCTGAGAGGAGAAATGTCTGTGGTAGGCCCGCGTCCTCACATGCTGGCTGTCGACAATTATTACAAACCTAAAATCGGAAGATACAGCCTGAGAAGTATGGTAAGTCCTGGTATTACCGGATTAGCACAGGTGAACGGACTGCGGGGTGACTTCGGAGATGTGGAAGTAGAAATGAAAAAAAGAGTTCTGGCCGATGCTTTCTATGTAAGAAACTGGAGCTTTGCCCTGGATCTGGTCGTTATTTTAAAAACCGTTCTATTGATTATTGGAGGAGATAAAAATGCAAAATAA
- a CDS encoding MlaE family ABC transporter permease codes for MLKKFFTAIGEYIILLGKSLQKPQKMRVFWKLFMREINDLGVNSFGLVVFTSIFVGAVVAIQMFNNFDASSFPIPTSFVGYATKAVLVLEFSPTIISLILAGKVGSYIASSIGTMRVSEQIDALDIMGVNSPNFLIFPKIVACVLFNPLLIAISIVFGIGGGYIAGILTGNWTENDYIVGIQMYMPNLFIYYAFIKTTVFAFIIATVPSYFGYNVKGGSLEVGRASTQAVVWTMVFIIISELILTQLILS; via the coding sequence ATGTTAAAAAAGTTTTTCACAGCAATAGGGGAATATATAATCCTCTTGGGAAAATCCCTGCAGAAACCTCAGAAAATGAGGGTTTTCTGGAAGCTGTTCATGAGAGAAATTAATGATTTGGGAGTAAATTCTTTCGGGCTTGTAGTCTTCACTTCTATTTTCGTGGGGGCTGTAGTTGCTATTCAGATGTTCAACAACTTTGATGCTTCTTCTTTTCCTATTCCTACTTCATTTGTAGGATACGCTACAAAGGCTGTATTGGTTCTGGAATTTTCGCCAACCATTATCAGTCTGATTCTTGCGGGTAAAGTAGGGTCTTATATTGCATCCAGTATTGGAACAATGAGGGTTTCCGAACAGATTGATGCTCTGGATATCATGGGAGTAAACTCTCCGAATTTTCTGATTTTCCCTAAAATTGTTGCCTGTGTTCTCTTTAACCCTCTTCTTATTGCTATCAGTATAGTATTTGGTATCGGCGGAGGATATATTGCCGGAATTCTGACCGGAAACTGGACCGAGAACGATTATATAGTGGGAATCCAAATGTATATGCCCAATCTGTTTATCTATTATGCATTTATCAAAACAACTGTTTTTGCCTTCATCATTGCCACAGTACCTTCTTATTTCGGATATAACGTAAAAGGAGGATCATTGGAAGTAGGTAGAGCCAGTACACAGGCGGTAGTATGGACAATGGTATTCATTATCATTTCCGAATTAATTTTAACCCAATTAATATTAAGCTGA
- a CDS encoding ABC transporter ATP-binding protein — MIEVKDLKKSFGDVEVLKGISTSFDKGKVNLIIGQSGSGKTVFLKSLLNVYMPSSGEILFDGKDINTMTRDEKQHLRSEIGTVFQGSALFDSLTVEENIMFPLDMFTNLTYREKKKRVFEVIGRVHLDKAEKKYPSEISGGMQKRVAIARAIVNNPKYLFCDEPNSGLDPYTSKVIDDLLYEITKEYNTTTIVNTHDMNSVMTIGEKIVYLRLGIKEWEGNKDILITAGNKNLIDFVYSSELFKELREYLLENNKTIETTNTKIDDNEKGT, encoded by the coding sequence ATGATTGAGGTAAAAGATCTTAAGAAAAGTTTTGGAGATGTTGAAGTATTGAAGGGAATTTCAACTTCATTTGATAAAGGAAAGGTAAACCTGATTATTGGACAGAGTGGTTCAGGAAAAACTGTGTTTTTAAAAAGTTTACTGAATGTATATATGCCTTCATCAGGAGAAATTCTGTTTGATGGAAAAGATATCAATACGATGACCAGAGATGAAAAACAGCATCTCCGTTCAGAAATCGGGACCGTCTTTCAGGGAAGCGCATTATTTGACTCTTTAACTGTTGAAGAAAACATTATGTTTCCTCTTGACATGTTTACCAATCTTACCTACAGAGAAAAAAAGAAAAGGGTTTTTGAAGTAATAGGAAGAGTACACCTTGATAAAGCTGAAAAGAAATATCCTTCTGAAATTTCAGGGGGAATGCAGAAAAGGGTTGCTATTGCGAGAGCAATTGTAAACAATCCCAAATATTTGTTCTGTGATGAACCCAATTCGGGACTTGATCCCTATACATCAAAAGTAATAGATGATCTTCTTTACGAGATCACAAAGGAATACAATACCACAACCATTGTCAATACCCACGATATGAACTCTGTAATGACGATTGGCGAGAAAATTGTATACCTAAGACTGGGAATCAAAGAATGGGAAGGCAACAAAGACATTCTGATTACTGCAGGCAATAAAAACCTGATTGACTTCGTTTATTCTTCAGAACTGTTTAAAGAGCTGAGAGAATATTTACTTGAGAATAATAAAACGATTGAAACGACAAATACAAAAATAGACGATAATGAAAAAGGTACTTAG
- a CDS encoding outer membrane beta-barrel protein has protein sequence MKKVLSIALLGFSMWASAQISLAGKANLIFPTGSPSWSNIKGTVNDAIEGTGKNNVGFNVGLSLKVGLPTSLFVMPEIYYTHFKNEFTTENTTFDVKSNRIDVPVLLGYNLLGNMLGVFVGPVGSFNLNKDNTYNDFKENAKNDFTVGYQFGAQLEIKKLIVNARYEGAFSKDERNFINRVSGTEIRYDNRPNLFMVGLGYKF, from the coding sequence ATGAAAAAGGTACTTAGTATAGCGTTATTAGGGTTTTCAATGTGGGCATCTGCACAGATTTCACTGGCAGGTAAAGCCAACTTAATTTTTCCGACAGGCTCTCCTTCATGGTCCAATATCAAAGGAACAGTGAATGATGCAATTGAAGGAACAGGTAAAAATAATGTAGGTTTCAACGTTGGGCTTTCATTAAAAGTAGGTCTTCCTACTTCATTGTTTGTGATGCCTGAAATCTATTACACTCACTTCAAAAATGAGTTTACAACAGAGAACACTACTTTTGATGTAAAAAGCAACCGTATCGATGTTCCGGTTCTTTTAGGATATAACCTTTTAGGGAATATGCTGGGCGTTTTTGTAGGACCTGTAGGAAGTTTTAACTTAAATAAAGACAATACTTACAACGATTTCAAAGAAAATGCTAAAAATGATTTTACTGTAGGATACCAGTTTGGTGCACAGCTTGAAATCAAAAAACTTATTGTAAATGCAAGATATGAAGGTGCTTTCAGTAAAGACGAAAGAAATTTCATCAACAGAGTTTCCGGTACGGAAATCAGATATGATAACAGGCCTAATCTGTTTATGGTAGGTTTAGGATATAAATTCTAA
- a CDS encoding M48 family metallopeptidase, which produces MKVTHLLGMGAIALSAVACTTNPITGRSSLQLANNSEILTMSSQEYRTTLSKGKVITGTADAKRVVNVGNRIKNAAERYYQSIGRSADLANYSWEFNLLQSNELNAWCMPGGKVAVYTGILPVTKDDNGLAVVMGHEVSHALAGHGNERISQAMVAQYGGAILGGTISNAQWASVFQKVYPIGSQVALLKYGRGQESEADEMGLYLMSMAGYDPRAAIPFWNRMEAASSGARQPEFLSTHPSPETRISDINKDLPKALEYYKAAGGKL; this is translated from the coding sequence ATGAAAGTTACACATCTATTAGGAATGGGAGCTATTGCTCTGTCGGCTGTTGCCTGTACTACAAATCCGATTACAGGAAGATCTTCTTTACAACTGGCCAACAATTCGGAAATTTTAACAATGTCTTCACAGGAATATAGAACGACATTGTCTAAAGGTAAAGTGATTACCGGTACGGCAGATGCAAAGAGAGTGGTAAATGTAGGAAACAGAATCAAAAATGCAGCAGAAAGATATTATCAGAGTATTGGAAGATCAGCGGATCTTGCCAACTATAGCTGGGAGTTTAATCTATTGCAGAGCAACGAGCTGAACGCATGGTGTATGCCTGGCGGTAAAGTAGCAGTTTATACCGGAATATTGCCGGTAACAAAAGACGATAACGGACTTGCCGTTGTAATGGGACATGAAGTTTCCCACGCATTGGCAGGCCACGGAAACGAAAGGATTTCTCAGGCAATGGTAGCCCAGTACGGAGGTGCAATCCTGGGAGGAACCATCTCCAATGCGCAATGGGCCAGTGTTTTCCAGAAGGTATATCCTATCGGATCGCAAGTGGCTTTACTGAAATACGGAAGAGGGCAGGAATCTGAGGCAGATGAAATGGGACTTTATCTGATGTCTATGGCCGGATATGACCCAAGAGCAGCCATTCCTTTCTGGAACAGAATGGAAGCAGCTTCTTCGGGAGCAAGGCAGCCTGAATTCTTATCTACCCACCCAAGCCCGGAAACAAGAATTTCAGATATCAATAAAGATCTTCCGAAAGCTTTAGAATATTATAAGGCTGCGGGAGGAAAATTATAA
- a CDS encoding DUF4251 domain-containing protein has protein sequence MKKYISLLMIFGFLFLFQSCASQGSLDSKTVDTLVNSQEFTFYAQRANPTNYDVINVMNSMPNATATRMLNLNGDYTIDVSKNTLDVVLPYFGRLFNPTYGSTSDNSYRFTSKDFTVTKTQNKKGTWTLKFKPKDARNVDEVNIEIFKNGKAFVSMRSSDRQPITYDGYISKTEVKQEKEKL, from the coding sequence ATGAAAAAGTATATTTCTTTACTGATGATTTTTGGATTCCTGTTCTTATTTCAGAGCTGTGCATCACAAGGTTCATTAGATTCGAAAACAGTGGATACTTTAGTAAATTCCCAGGAGTTTACCTTCTATGCACAACGAGCCAATCCTACCAATTATGATGTTATCAATGTCATGAACTCTATGCCCAATGCTACTGCAACGAGAATGCTTAATCTGAATGGAGATTATACCATTGATGTAAGTAAAAATACACTGGATGTGGTACTGCCTTATTTTGGAAGGCTTTTCAATCCAACTTACGGAAGTACAAGTGATAACAGCTACAGATTTACCTCAAAAGATTTTACGGTAACTAAAACTCAGAATAAAAAGGGAACCTGGACTTTAAAATTCAAGCCTAAAGATGCAAGAAATGTAGATGAAGTGAATATAGAAATTTTTAAAAATGGTAAAGCCTTCGTATCGATGAGAAGCAGCGACAGGCAGCCCATTACTTATGACGGATATATTTCAAAAACTGAAGTAAAACAGGAAAAAGAGAAGCTTTAA
- the meaB gene encoding methylmalonyl Co-A mutase-associated GTPase MeaB — protein sequence MKFSTEELIEGIQSGNKRLIAKAITLVESKKAEHRVQAEELLKKIMPLTGNSVRVGVTGVPGAGKSTFIENFGRLVITQGKKVAVLAIDPSSAINKGSILGDKTRMEELAKEENAFIRPSPSSGFLGGVANTTFEIMMICEAAGYDYILIETVGVGQSEVLVADITDVFLFLKIIGGGDELQGIKRGIMEMVDVIFINKVDQDNLQKAKNTRLELKRALDFIPPKEKGWKIPVLLGSALHNEGLQDVYDKIFEFIDLKKKSGRFEEIRVQQAEKRFEYWVQEYILSLMKKSNSVEEAYHMHKKNASAMVSNPSTEAKLFVEKFLSDQKRD from the coding sequence ATGAAATTTTCTACAGAAGAGTTAATAGAGGGAATACAATCAGGAAACAAACGCCTGATTGCAAAAGCTATTACATTGGTTGAAAGCAAAAAAGCAGAACACAGAGTACAGGCAGAAGAACTTTTAAAGAAAATTATGCCTCTTACCGGAAACTCTGTGAGAGTAGGAGTAACGGGAGTTCCCGGAGCCGGCAAATCTACTTTTATAGAAAACTTCGGACGCCTTGTTATTACCCAGGGAAAAAAGGTTGCCGTTTTGGCTATTGATCCCAGCTCGGCAATTAACAAAGGAAGTATTTTAGGGGATAAAACCAGAATGGAAGAACTGGCCAAAGAAGAAAATGCCTTTATACGCCCTTCCCCAAGCTCCGGGTTTCTCGGAGGAGTAGCCAATACCACTTTTGAAATCATGATGATCTGCGAGGCTGCAGGATACGATTATATTTTAATAGAAACCGTTGGAGTAGGACAGTCAGAAGTACTGGTTGCTGATATTACCGATGTTTTCTTATTCCTTAAAATCATTGGTGGCGGAGATGAACTTCAGGGCATAAAAAGAGGAATCATGGAAATGGTGGATGTTATTTTTATCAATAAAGTGGATCAGGATAACCTTCAGAAAGCTAAAAATACAAGACTGGAATTAAAAAGAGCTCTGGACTTTATTCCTCCTAAAGAAAAAGGCTGGAAGATCCCTGTGCTATTAGGCTCTGCTCTTCATAACGAAGGACTGCAGGATGTCTACGATAAAATATTTGAATTTATTGATCTCAAAAAGAAAAGCGGCCGTTTTGAAGAAATCCGTGTTCAGCAGGCTGAAAAGCGATTCGAATATTGGGTCCAGGAATATATTTTATCCCTGATGAAAAAAAGCAATTCGGTAGAGGAAGCTTATCATATGCACAAAAAAAATGCTTCAGCCATGGTTTCCAATCCAAGTACTGAAGCAAAATTATTTGTTGAAAAATTTTTATCTGATCAAAAAAGGGATTAA
- a CDS encoding c-type cytochrome — MKKLIAAASFTGILLVSCTPKAATSTAAAGTSTSTAEQIAQGKTIFENSCGRCHKLPDPASHTPVQWVGIMNSMAPKAKLTDEQHQWVYDYIVSVQK, encoded by the coding sequence ATGAAAAAACTCATCGCTGCGGCTTCGTTTACCGGTATTCTACTGGTTTCCTGTACGCCGAAAGCTGCTACCTCTACTGCTGCTGCAGGAACTTCAACGTCTACTGCAGAACAGATTGCCCAAGGGAAAACTATTTTTGAAAATTCCTGTGGAAGATGTCATAAATTGCCGGATCCTGCTTCACATACACCTGTACAATGGGTAGGAATCATGAATTCTATGGCTCCCAAAGCAAAACTGACGGATGAGCAGCACCAATGGGTTTATGATTATATTGTTTCTGTACAGAAGTAA
- a CDS encoding c-type cytochrome translates to MKKFILTGIAASAFLVSCGPKSVAVTGPKYTSSEQLAQGKTIFENSCAKCHKLPEPTKHDDKGWINTLSRMAPKAKLTDDQHQMVYDYLISANKK, encoded by the coding sequence ATGAAAAAATTCATTTTAACAGGTATCGCGGCATCTGCATTTCTGGTATCCTGCGGACCAAAAAGTGTGGCTGTAACAGGGCCAAAGTACACCTCATCTGAGCAGCTGGCGCAGGGAAAGACCATTTTTGAAAATTCCTGTGCAAAATGCCATAAATTGCCGGAACCAACAAAACATGACGACAAAGGGTGGATCAACACTTTAAGCAGAATGGCTCCAAAGGCTAAGCTTACTGATGACCAGCATCAAATGGTGTATGATTATCTGATTTCTGCGAATAAAAAATAA
- a CDS encoding T9SS-dependent M36 family metallopeptidase — MNKNFFLVPFSVAAFFASENVCGQNSSELIQEYYHNNGQIAQKSKSDASGIIILNEDLSKSLGARIVDVQQTYNGLRVYNAMGKVVIRENKIISEKNEFKRNIVVDSYKNITAKFSDDLIKSKLGLKDISEINYSDDVYFENNKVYKLAKELFVSDKNSSDVWHVIADANTGEILTKDNMTVSCRFEGAEYEDNSSEEPAMSHLAYMAPAERKEYIKIPGKQVPDNASYNVFPLPVEAPTFGARSIISNPWDLTASPEGWHSDGTNSYTITRGNNVYAYSDQNDTNTAGYSPDGGSSRIFDFPFADGRYDNPFTYKDAAITNLFYMNNKMHDLFYKFGFTESARNFQTNNFGNGGMGGDAVNAEAFDGSGLNNANFSPGYEKIVNGQPQVKAGRMQMYLYDRLQTADDPVVRYQYNSPASVASRPKVMTAGASFGPLYQAPVTGDLAIPVPADACTAPAAGSLTNKIAVITAANCEYSLKALNAQNAGALGVIMYKPSSDIPNSLAAGTYGGQVTIPTISIGKTEGLYLTGQLNNGNTINVTLNFDYSGFKNACFDNGTMAHEYGHGISNRMTAQGYSCLSSTNSTEQMGEGWSDFFGLMVTARPGDTSAVPRGHSTYTKNEPITGNGNRLAKYSPDFSINNYTYGKTNTNTEVHQIGFIWATMLWDLAWKYIEKYGYNNDLLASNTSGNAKVLQIVIDGLKLQPCSPTFIDGRDAILQADVIGNGGNDKCLIWNVFARRGLGVNASAGSKTVANDQVEDFTIPAECSTALGTQEIKKTGSRFIVFPNPAYDEFFVGNIEQSLKEVKITMFDMSGKLVLTDSRESGSKKAVSVKGLQKGVYMVHISQGNQSQVEKLIVR, encoded by the coding sequence ATGAATAAAAATTTTTTTCTAGTACCGTTTTCGGTGGCAGCATTTTTTGCTTCCGAAAATGTTTGTGGCCAAAATTCTTCGGAACTTATTCAGGAGTATTATCACAATAACGGGCAGATAGCACAAAAGAGTAAAAGTGATGCATCAGGAATTATTATTCTGAACGAAGATCTTTCCAAAAGTCTTGGAGCCAGAATTGTAGATGTGCAGCAAACCTATAATGGGCTTAGAGTCTATAACGCTATGGGAAAAGTAGTTATCAGGGAAAATAAAATTATTTCTGAGAAAAATGAATTTAAGAGGAATATTGTTGTTGATAGCTATAAAAATATCACTGCAAAATTTTCAGATGATCTTATCAAAAGTAAGCTGGGGCTGAAAGATATTTCTGAAATAAATTACTCTGATGATGTCTACTTCGAGAATAATAAGGTATACAAACTTGCAAAAGAATTATTTGTTTCTGACAAGAATTCTTCCGATGTATGGCATGTAATAGCTGACGCAAATACAGGTGAAATACTCACTAAAGATAATATGACAGTGAGTTGTCGTTTTGAGGGTGCTGAGTATGAAGATAATAGTTCTGAAGAACCGGCAATGTCTCACCTGGCATATATGGCACCCGCTGAAAGAAAGGAATATATAAAAATACCCGGAAAGCAGGTTCCGGATAATGCATCTTATAACGTGTTTCCGTTACCGGTAGAGGCTCCTACATTTGGAGCCCGCTCTATAATCAGTAACCCATGGGATCTTACAGCATCTCCCGAAGGCTGGCATTCTGACGGAACCAACAGCTATACCATAACACGGGGAAATAATGTTTACGCATATTCTGATCAGAATGATACCAATACAGCGGGATACTCTCCGGACGGCGGAAGCTCACGTATTTTTGATTTTCCTTTTGCTGACGGAAGATATGATAATCCCTTCACCTATAAAGATGCTGCTATCACCAATTTATTTTATATGAATAATAAAATGCATGATCTGTTTTATAAATTCGGATTTACAGAATCTGCCAGAAACTTCCAGACCAATAATTTTGGAAATGGCGGTATGGGAGGAGATGCTGTTAATGCAGAAGCTTTTGACGGAAGCGGTCTTAACAATGCCAATTTTAGCCCTGGCTATGAAAAAATTGTCAACGGACAGCCACAGGTGAAGGCAGGTAGAATGCAGATGTATCTATATGACAGGCTGCAAACAGCAGATGACCCCGTAGTAAGGTATCAGTACAATTCTCCTGCTTCTGTTGCGAGCAGACCTAAAGTAATGACAGCCGGAGCATCGTTTGGCCCTTTGTATCAAGCTCCCGTAACAGGAGATCTTGCTATTCCGGTACCTGCTGATGCCTGTACTGCACCGGCCGCCGGAAGCCTGACCAATAAAATTGCAGTCATCACAGCTGCTAATTGTGAATATAGTCTTAAAGCCCTCAACGCACAGAACGCAGGAGCTCTGGGTGTCATTATGTATAAACCTTCTTCCGATATACCAAATTCATTGGCGGCAGGTACTTATGGAGGACAGGTCACCATTCCTACTATCAGTATAGGAAAAACAGAAGGTTTATACTTGACCGGGCAGTTGAACAACGGAAATACAATTAATGTAACTCTTAATTTTGATTATAGTGGTTTCAAGAATGCATGTTTTGATAATGGCACTATGGCCCATGAGTATGGACATGGAATATCCAACCGAATGACCGCGCAGGGATACAGTTGTCTCTCATCTACCAACAGCACAGAGCAGATGGGTGAAGGCTGGTCTGATTTCTTTGGGCTTATGGTGACTGCCAGACCCGGAGACACTTCAGCTGTTCCCAGAGGACATTCAACTTACACGAAAAACGAGCCTATAACAGGAAATGGCAACAGATTAGCGAAATATTCTCCTGATTTTAGTATTAATAATTATACTTACGGAAAAACAAATACAAATACAGAAGTCCATCAGATAGGGTTTATATGGGCAACAATGCTTTGGGACCTGGCCTGGAAGTATATCGAAAAATATGGATACAATAATGATCTACTGGCCAGCAATACTTCCGGAAATGCAAAGGTTCTTCAGATTGTCATTGATGGGCTTAAACTGCAGCCGTGCAGCCCCACTTTTATTGATGGAAGGGATGCTATTCTGCAGGCTGATGTAATAGGAAATGGAGGGAATGATAAATGCCTGATCTGGAATGTATTTGCAAGAAGAGGACTTGGGGTGAATGCATCCGCAGGCTCCAAAACGGTTGCTAATGATCAGGTAGAAGACTTTACGATACCCGCTGAATGCAGCACAGCTTTGGGGACTCAGGAAATTAAAAAAACAGGATCCAGGTTTATTGTATTCCCAAATCCTGCTTATGATGAATTTTTCGTAGGAAATATAGAGCAATCCCTTAAAGAAGTTAAAATTACGATGTTTGATATGTCTGGTAAATTAGTATTGACGGACTCCAGAGAATCAGGGTCGAAGAAAGCTGTCTCTGTAAAAGGGCTACAAAAAGGAGTTTATATGGTTCATATCAGCCAGGGGAATCAGTCTCAGGTTGAAAAACTTATCGTAAGATAG
- a CDS encoding tetratricopeptide repeat protein, producing MTLTKSKYYFEALDYFPFNLSECMDALNYALSYEPEDADSLCLMGRVYSEELKDYETAKKYFNEAMQSNIGNINTPQYYIECLLNNEDYEEAEKLIDFALNLKGIDKSEILNCQSFLHERNFEYKQALGVLKEAKKFAYSRAALEILEDREKMIEGKMPRYKDQKEGGD from the coding sequence ATGACCTTAACTAAAAGCAAATATTATTTTGAAGCGTTAGACTACTTTCCATTCAATCTTTCTGAATGCATGGATGCACTGAACTACGCGTTATCTTATGAACCTGAAGATGCAGACAGCCTTTGTCTGATGGGAAGAGTATATTCTGAAGAATTAAAGGATTATGAAACAGCAAAGAAGTACTTTAATGAAGCCATGCAAAGTAATATCGGGAATATCAATACTCCCCAATATTATATTGAATGTCTTTTGAATAATGAAGATTATGAAGAAGCAGAAAAGCTGATTGACTTTGCTCTGAATTTAAAAGGTATTGACAAATCGGAAATTCTGAACTGCCAGTCTTTTCTTCATGAAAGAAACTTTGAGTACAAACAGGCTTTAGGTGTCCTGAAAGAAGCTAAAAAATTTGCTTACAGCAGAGCAGCACTTGAAATACTTGAAGATAGAGAAAAGATGATTGAAGGTAAAATGCCCCGCTACAAGGATCAAAAAGAAGGAGGAGACTAA